From the Clavibacter phaseoli genome, one window contains:
- a CDS encoding histidine phosphatase family protein has product MSHYIYLVRHGEQQDAEHGLPDGPLSGRGKRQAHCIADRLSGVPFTSVRHSPLARAEETAAIMAERMPAIEPEPSSLLFDCIPSGPVPDMPHAFESFFGGVTEEEIDAGSAQMADAVSEFLAPARGDRHDLLITHNFVIAWFVRHVFDAPEWRWMGINQANCGLTIIRVRSAKPPVLVVHNDLGHLPVELRTGLPEQQPY; this is encoded by the coding sequence GTGTCCCACTACATCTACCTCGTGCGCCACGGCGAGCAGCAGGACGCCGAGCACGGCCTGCCGGACGGACCGCTGTCCGGACGCGGCAAGCGCCAGGCCCACTGCATCGCCGACCGGCTGAGCGGCGTGCCGTTCACGTCCGTGCGCCACTCGCCGCTCGCCCGCGCCGAGGAGACGGCGGCCATCATGGCCGAGCGCATGCCGGCGATCGAGCCCGAGCCGTCGTCGCTGCTGTTCGACTGCATCCCGTCGGGTCCCGTGCCGGACATGCCGCACGCCTTCGAGTCGTTCTTCGGCGGCGTCACCGAGGAGGAGATCGACGCGGGCAGCGCCCAGATGGCCGACGCGGTCAGCGAGTTCCTCGCGCCCGCGCGCGGCGACCGGCACGACCTCCTCATCACCCACAACTTCGTCATCGCCTGGTTCGTTCGGCACGTGTTCGACGCGCCCGAGTGGCGCTGGATGGGCATCAACCAGGCGAACTGCGGCCTCACCATCATCCGCGTGCGCTCGGCGAAGCCGCCCGTCCTCGTGGTGCACAACGACCTCGGCCACCTCCCGGTCGAGCTGCGCACGGGCCTCCCGGAGCAGCAGCCCTACTAG
- a CDS encoding TIGR01777 family oxidoreductase — translation MSDSTASPAPLTVLISGAGGTIGTELQAQLHAAGHHVRTLVRHAPSSPDEHEWQPAEGRLDPAVLDGVDAVVNLSGASISRLPWTKPYQEEIRSSRVQATRTIVGAIAAAADPPRALLNGSAVGFYGDRPAERLTEDSPRGTGFLAEVVEAWEAEAFQASSDVRVVTLRTGLVLAQAGALAPLRLLTNLGLAGKLGTGGQVWPWISLRDEAAAIVHLLTSSVSGPVNLTGPEPVMADRLMRHLAKRMHRPYLVPAPEFLIRLALQEAGQELLLSSQPARPEKLLADGFAFRDPTVELAIDRLLAKG, via the coding sequence ATGTCCGACAGCACCGCATCCCCCGCTCCGCTCACCGTCCTCATCTCGGGCGCCGGGGGCACGATCGGCACCGAGCTGCAGGCGCAGCTGCACGCCGCCGGCCATCACGTGCGGACGCTCGTGCGCCACGCGCCGTCGTCGCCCGACGAGCACGAGTGGCAGCCCGCCGAGGGCCGGCTGGATCCCGCGGTGCTCGACGGCGTCGACGCCGTCGTCAACCTCTCGGGCGCCTCCATCAGCCGCCTGCCCTGGACGAAGCCGTACCAGGAGGAGATCCGCTCGTCGCGCGTGCAGGCGACCCGCACGATCGTCGGCGCCATCGCGGCGGCGGCGGACCCGCCCCGGGCGCTGCTGAACGGATCCGCCGTGGGCTTCTACGGCGACCGCCCGGCCGAGCGCCTCACCGAGGACTCGCCGCGCGGGACGGGGTTCCTCGCCGAGGTCGTGGAGGCGTGGGAGGCCGAGGCGTTCCAGGCGTCGTCCGACGTGCGCGTCGTGACCCTGCGCACCGGCCTGGTGCTCGCGCAGGCGGGCGCCCTCGCGCCGCTGCGGCTCCTCACGAACCTCGGGCTCGCCGGGAAGCTCGGCACCGGAGGCCAGGTCTGGCCGTGGATCTCCCTCCGCGACGAGGCCGCCGCCATCGTGCACCTGCTGACGTCGTCCGTCTCAGGACCTGTGAACCTGACCGGCCCCGAGCCCGTCATGGCCGACCGGCTCATGCGCCACCTCGCGAAGCGCATGCACCGGCCGTACCTGGTGCCGGCGCCCGAGTTCCTCATCCGCCTCGCGCTGCAGGAGGCCGGGCAGGAGCTGCTGCTCTCCAGCCAGCCGGCGCGGCCCGAGAAGCTGCTCGCCGACGGGTTCGCGTTCCGCGACCCCACGGTCGAGCTCGCCATCGACCGGCTGCTCGCGAAGGGCTGA
- a CDS encoding M16 family metallopeptidase produces MSRAVELPLDLPELTVQSAGARVRRSVLPSGVRILSEDVPGSRSATIGMWVAVGSRDEQPGDLGSTHFLEHLLFKGTPSRTALDIAVSFDAVGGEHNAVTAKEYTCYYAKVQDRDLGMAVDVLADMVTSSLIDAEEFETERGVILEELAMADDDPGDVVSERFFEAVLGDHPLGRPIGGSPADIEAAERDAVVAHYRRNYRPQDLVITAAGAVDHDALVARVTAGLERAGWDLSVRAAPVARRTGATPVITRGSDLVVVDRPIEQTNILLGVPGLAASDDRRPALAMLNSVLGGGMSSRLFQEVREKRGLAYSVYSFGASYSDAGVFGLYAGCTAAKTEQVSRLMVEEFRKLAEEHVTEEELSRAFGQLSGQSALALEDSDTRMSRLGRSEITTGEYVDLDETLSRLSRVTAEDVRALAADLISRPLSIAAVGTVGADAFAPLLATPSLL; encoded by the coding sequence ATGTCCCGCGCCGTAGAACTCCCCCTCGACCTCCCCGAGCTCACCGTGCAGTCGGCGGGCGCCCGCGTCCGGCGCTCGGTCCTCCCCTCCGGCGTGCGGATCCTCAGCGAGGACGTGCCCGGCAGCCGCAGCGCCACCATCGGCATGTGGGTCGCGGTCGGCTCCCGCGACGAGCAGCCCGGCGACCTCGGCTCCACGCACTTCCTCGAGCACCTGCTCTTCAAGGGCACGCCCTCGCGCACGGCCCTCGACATCGCCGTCTCCTTCGACGCGGTCGGCGGCGAGCACAACGCCGTCACCGCCAAGGAGTACACCTGCTACTACGCCAAGGTGCAGGACCGCGACCTCGGCATGGCGGTCGACGTCTTGGCCGACATGGTCACCTCCAGCCTCATCGACGCCGAGGAGTTCGAGACCGAGCGCGGGGTCATCCTCGAGGAGCTCGCCATGGCGGACGACGACCCGGGCGACGTCGTGAGCGAGCGCTTCTTCGAGGCCGTGCTGGGCGATCACCCGCTCGGCCGGCCCATCGGCGGCAGCCCCGCGGACATCGAGGCCGCGGAGCGGGACGCCGTCGTCGCGCACTACCGCCGCAACTACCGCCCGCAGGACCTCGTCATCACGGCCGCGGGCGCCGTGGATCACGACGCCCTCGTCGCGCGGGTCACCGCCGGGCTCGAGCGCGCCGGCTGGGACCTCTCCGTCCGGGCGGCCCCGGTCGCGCGTCGGACCGGCGCCACTCCCGTCATCACCCGCGGCAGCGACCTCGTCGTCGTCGACCGCCCCATCGAGCAGACGAACATCCTGCTCGGCGTGCCCGGCCTCGCGGCGTCCGACGACCGCCGGCCCGCCCTCGCGATGCTCAACTCGGTGCTCGGCGGCGGCATGTCCTCGCGCCTGTTCCAGGAGGTGCGCGAGAAGCGCGGCCTCGCCTACTCCGTCTACTCCTTCGGCGCCTCCTACTCGGACGCGGGCGTCTTCGGCCTCTACGCCGGATGCACGGCCGCGAAGACCGAGCAAGTGTCGCGCCTCATGGTCGAGGAGTTCCGGAAGCTCGCCGAGGAGCACGTCACGGAGGAGGAGCTGTCGCGCGCGTTCGGCCAGCTCTCCGGCCAGTCCGCCCTCGCGCTCGAGGACTCGGACACCCGCATGTCGCGGCTCGGGCGGTCGGAGATCACGACCGGCGAATACGTCGACCTCGACGAGACGCTCTCCCGCCTCTCCCGCGTCACCGCCGAGGACGTCCGCGCCCTCGCGGCCGACCTCATCTCCCGACCGCTGTCGATCGCCGCGGTGGGCACCGTCGGCGCCGACGCGTTCGCCCCGCTGCTCGCGACCCCCTCGCTCCTCTAG
- a CDS encoding aldo/keto reductase, whose product MTTTPPTASDVAPASEPRRRRGGSFVPRRTRRTDTAAQPATIVEATVQAAGALVLEAAAEPGLRTGSSIPQPARRRAIGDTDLRVFPLALGGNVFGWTAGPEDTSAILDRYQEAGGNFIDTADSYASGRSEHMIGSWMRERRNRDSMVVATKIGKSEDFPGLGGSRIERAVDASLSRLGTDFIDLLYFHWDDLDVPLEESLAAAGRLIASGKVRHLAASNYAAERLLHARIMGGLYDAPRFVALQTHYNLVNRAPYESAYLDVVRGQQLAVMPYFALANGFLTGKYRTRDSVREGARGARAAKYLTRRGLRVLSALDEIADQHATSVATIALAWLLAKPGVVAPVASASRPEQVHDLVQAAHVQLSRHDVARLDRASE is encoded by the coding sequence GTGACGACGACCCCTCCCACCGCCTCGGACGTCGCACCCGCATCGGAGCCCCGCCGTCGTCGGGGCGGATCGTTCGTCCCGCGTCGCACGCGTCGGACCGACACCGCGGCGCAGCCGGCGACGATCGTCGAGGCCACCGTCCAGGCGGCCGGCGCCCTCGTCCTCGAGGCCGCTGCCGAGCCCGGCCTGCGAACCGGCAGCAGCATCCCGCAGCCCGCCCGTCGCCGGGCCATCGGCGACACCGACCTCCGCGTCTTCCCGCTCGCGCTCGGCGGCAACGTCTTCGGCTGGACGGCCGGCCCGGAGGACACGTCCGCGATCCTCGACCGCTACCAGGAGGCGGGCGGCAACTTCATCGACACCGCCGACTCCTACGCGAGCGGCCGCAGCGAGCACATGATCGGCTCGTGGATGCGCGAGCGCCGCAACCGCGACTCCATGGTCGTCGCCACCAAGATCGGCAAGAGCGAGGACTTCCCCGGCCTCGGCGGATCCCGCATCGAGCGCGCCGTCGACGCCAGCCTGTCGCGGCTCGGCACCGACTTCATCGACCTCCTCTACTTCCACTGGGACGACCTCGACGTGCCGCTCGAGGAGAGCCTCGCCGCCGCGGGTCGCCTCATCGCGTCGGGCAAGGTCCGGCACCTGGCGGCGTCGAACTACGCCGCCGAGCGGCTGCTGCACGCGCGGATCATGGGCGGCCTGTACGACGCGCCGCGGTTCGTCGCCCTGCAGACGCACTACAACCTCGTCAACCGCGCGCCCTACGAGTCGGCGTACCTCGACGTCGTGCGCGGGCAGCAGCTCGCGGTGATGCCCTACTTCGCGCTCGCGAACGGCTTCCTCACGGGCAAGTACCGCACGCGCGACTCGGTGCGCGAGGGCGCCCGCGGGGCACGGGCGGCGAAGTACCTGACCCGACGCGGGCTCCGCGTCCTCTCCGCCCTGGACGAGATCGCCGACCAGCACGCGACGAGCGTGGCGACGATCGCGCTGGCCTGGCTCCTGGCCAAGCCCGGCGTCGTCGCTCCGGTCGCGAGCGCGAGCCGCCCGGAGCAGGTGCACGACCTCGTGCAGGCGGCCCACGTGCAGCTCTCGCGTCACGACGTGGCCCGGCTCGACCGCGCGTCCGAGTAG
- a CDS encoding ribonuclease J yields the protein MPHGVYDPPELKPGTLRITPIGGLGEIGRNMTTFEIDGKILVVDCGVLFPEEHQPGVDLILPDFSSIADRLDDVVGVVLTHGHEDHIGAVPYLLKLKRDIPLIGSGLTLALIEAKLKEHRITPYTFQVKEGDRERLGPFELEFVAVNHSIPDALAVAITTEAGRVLHTGDFKMDQLPLDDRITDLRAFARLGEAGIDLFMSDSTNADVPGFTPTERSIGPVLEAVISKAPRRVIVASFSSHVHRVQQVLDAAHANGRRVAFIGRSMIRNMTIAADLGYLKVPDGVLIDSKKAVNLPDHEIVYMSTGSQGEPMAVLSRMANLEHQIEIGQDDTVILASSLIPGNENAVYRVINGLTKLGANVVHKANAKVHVSGHAAAGELLYCYNILKPRNVLPVHGEYRHLVANQQLAIQTGVPERNTFLAEDGTVLDMKDGHVRVTGQLDVGYVYVDGSTVGEITDADLKDRRILSEEGFVTIFAVVEPQTGKVIVGPEIEARGFAEDSKVFDSVKPLVVKALAEAAANGTRDTHAYSQVVRRTVGRWVNSSHRRRPMIIPVVIEA from the coding sequence ATGCCCCACGGCGTCTACGACCCGCCCGAGCTCAAGCCCGGCACGCTGCGCATCACGCCCATCGGCGGCCTCGGCGAGATCGGCCGCAACATGACCACGTTCGAGATCGACGGCAAGATCCTCGTCGTCGACTGCGGCGTGCTCTTCCCCGAGGAGCACCAGCCGGGCGTCGACCTGATCCTCCCCGACTTCTCCTCCATCGCGGACCGCCTGGACGACGTCGTCGGCGTCGTGCTCACGCACGGCCACGAGGACCACATCGGCGCGGTGCCGTACCTCCTCAAGCTCAAGCGGGACATCCCGCTGATCGGCTCCGGCCTCACGCTCGCCCTCATCGAGGCGAAGCTCAAGGAGCACCGGATCACGCCGTACACGTTCCAGGTGAAGGAGGGCGACCGCGAGCGCCTCGGGCCGTTCGAGCTCGAGTTCGTCGCCGTCAACCACTCCATCCCGGACGCGCTGGCCGTCGCCATCACGACCGAGGCCGGCCGCGTGCTGCACACCGGCGACTTCAAGATGGACCAGCTGCCGCTCGACGACCGGATCACCGACCTCCGCGCCTTCGCGCGCCTCGGCGAGGCCGGCATCGACCTCTTCATGTCGGACTCCACCAACGCCGACGTGCCCGGCTTCACGCCCACCGAGCGCTCGATCGGCCCGGTGCTCGAGGCCGTCATCTCGAAGGCGCCGCGCCGCGTCATCGTCGCGAGCTTCTCCAGCCACGTGCACCGCGTGCAGCAGGTGCTCGACGCGGCGCACGCGAACGGCCGCCGCGTCGCGTTCATCGGCCGCTCCATGATCCGCAACATGACCATCGCGGCCGACCTCGGCTACCTCAAGGTGCCGGACGGGGTCCTCATCGACTCCAAGAAGGCCGTCAACCTGCCGGACCACGAGATCGTCTACATGAGCACGGGCTCGCAGGGCGAGCCGATGGCGGTGCTCAGCCGGATGGCCAACCTCGAGCACCAGATCGAGATCGGGCAGGACGACACCGTCATCCTCGCGTCGAGCCTCATCCCGGGCAACGAGAACGCCGTCTACCGCGTGATCAACGGGCTCACGAAGCTCGGCGCGAACGTGGTGCACAAGGCCAACGCGAAGGTCCACGTCTCGGGCCACGCGGCCGCGGGCGAGCTGCTCTACTGCTACAACATCCTCAAGCCGCGCAACGTCCTGCCGGTGCACGGCGAGTACCGCCACCTGGTCGCGAACCAGCAGCTGGCGATCCAGACCGGCGTGCCGGAGCGCAACACGTTCCTCGCGGAGGACGGCACCGTCCTCGACATGAAGGACGGGCACGTGCGCGTCACGGGCCAGCTCGACGTCGGCTACGTGTACGTCGACGGGTCGACCGTGGGCGAGATCACCGACGCCGACCTCAAGGACCGCCGCATCCTCTCCGAGGAGGGCTTCGTCACGATCTTCGCGGTCGTCGAGCCGCAGACCGGCAAGGTCATCGTCGGCCCGGAGATCGAGGCGCGCGGCTTCGCCGAGGACAGCAAGGTGTTCGACAGCGTCAAGCCGCTCGTCGTCAAGGCGCTCGCGGAGGCCGCGGCCAACGGCACGCGCGACACGCACGCGTACTCCCAGGTCGTGCGCCGCACGGTCGGCCGATGGGTCAACTCGTCGCACCGCCGCCGCCCGATGATCATCCCGGTGGTCATCGAGGCCTAG
- the dapA gene encoding 4-hydroxy-tetrahydrodipicolinate synthase, which produces MERVSTENPFGQVLVALVTPFTADGEVDWAGVEKHMDDVIVAGADGIVVTGTTGETSTLTDPEKIKLVEVGRSVSAGRAKIITGGGSNETAHAMQLARQSEKAGADGNMIVTPYYNKPTQAGVLTHFRMIADATDLPVILYDIPGRTGIPIQYETILRAAKHPNILAVKDAKGDLAQASRVLNQTGLMYFAGDDANALPTLAIGGTGLIGVTANITATPYRTMVDAVNAGDLAAATHAHQQLEPLVRAVMTHVPGTVAAKYILHGLGRIGSPRVRLPLVGPEEWEAAQIEDEIDLVRDVPGVDFRNFRPDRNAAAGGALPQVAGTTR; this is translated from the coding sequence ATGGAGCGCGTGTCCACAGAGAACCCGTTCGGCCAGGTCCTGGTGGCGCTCGTCACCCCGTTCACCGCCGATGGCGAGGTCGACTGGGCGGGCGTCGAGAAGCACATGGACGACGTCATCGTCGCCGGCGCGGACGGCATCGTCGTCACGGGCACCACGGGCGAGACCAGCACGCTGACCGACCCGGAGAAGATCAAGCTCGTCGAGGTCGGCCGCTCCGTGAGCGCCGGCCGGGCGAAGATCATCACGGGCGGCGGATCCAACGAGACCGCGCACGCCATGCAGCTCGCCCGCCAGAGCGAGAAGGCCGGCGCCGACGGCAACATGATCGTCACGCCGTACTACAACAAGCCCACGCAGGCCGGCGTCCTCACGCACTTCCGCATGATCGCGGACGCGACCGACCTCCCGGTCATCCTCTACGACATCCCCGGCCGCACGGGCATCCCCATCCAGTACGAGACGATCCTCCGCGCCGCGAAGCACCCGAACATCCTCGCCGTGAAGGACGCCAAGGGCGACCTCGCGCAGGCCAGCCGCGTGCTCAACCAGACCGGCCTCATGTACTTCGCGGGCGACGACGCGAACGCGCTGCCGACCCTCGCGATCGGCGGCACCGGCCTCATCGGCGTCACCGCCAACATCACCGCGACCCCGTACCGCACCATGGTCGACGCCGTGAACGCGGGCGACCTGGCCGCCGCGACGCACGCGCACCAGCAGCTCGAGCCGCTCGTCCGCGCGGTCATGACCCACGTGCCCGGCACGGTCGCGGCGAAGTACATCCTCCACGGCCTCGGCCGCATCGGCAGCCCCCGCGTCCGCCTGCCCCTCGTGGGGCCGGAGGAGTGGGAGGCCGCCCAGATCGAGGACGAGATCGACCTCGTCCGCGACGTCCCCGGCGTCGACTTCCGCAACTTCCGCCCCGACCGCAACGCCGCCGCAGGCGGAGCGCTGCCCCAGGTCGCCGGCACCACGCGCTGA
- a CDS encoding ABC transporter ATP-binding protein — protein sequence MSLIRLEQVTRTVPRPDDEPLTILHGVDLDVSVGDHVSIVGRSGSGKSTLLNILGLLDTPTTGEVHLDDVPMARVSGSRRDRARGGDIGFIFQQFNLLQGRTARENVMTPLLYSTGRTFWRRASIAADMLERVGLGHRVDSMPETMSGGEQQRVAIARALVRSPRLILADEPTGALDIETGATVMTLLAEVAHASGAALVTITHDPTVAARADRHHRLEAGVLAPAEALTREVLA from the coding sequence ATGAGCCTCATCCGCCTCGAGCAGGTGACGCGCACGGTGCCGCGGCCGGACGACGAGCCGCTGACGATCCTGCACGGCGTCGACCTCGACGTGTCCGTGGGCGACCACGTCTCGATCGTGGGCCGCTCCGGATCCGGCAAGTCGACGCTGCTCAACATCCTCGGCCTGCTCGACACCCCGACCACGGGCGAGGTCCACCTCGACGACGTGCCCATGGCGCGCGTCTCGGGATCCCGGCGGGACCGGGCCCGCGGCGGCGACATCGGCTTCATCTTCCAGCAGTTCAACCTCCTGCAGGGCCGCACGGCCCGCGAGAACGTGATGACGCCGCTGCTCTACTCGACCGGCCGGACGTTCTGGCGCCGAGCGTCGATCGCGGCCGACATGCTCGAGCGGGTCGGCCTCGGCCACCGGGTCGACTCCATGCCGGAGACCATGTCCGGCGGCGAGCAGCAGCGCGTCGCGATCGCCCGGGCGCTCGTGCGCTCGCCGAGGCTGATCCTCGCCGACGAGCCGACCGGCGCCCTCGACATCGAGACCGGCGCGACCGTCATGACCCTCCTCGCCGAGGTCGCGCACGCGTCCGGCGCGGCGCTCGTCACCATCACGCACGACCCGACGGTCGCCGCGCGCGCCGACCGGCACCACCGTCTGGAGGCGGGCGTGCTCGCGCCGGCCGAGGCCCTCACCCGGGAGGTGCTCGCGTGA
- the dapB gene encoding 4-hydroxy-tetrahydrodipicolinate reductase has protein sequence MTTTVAVVGATGRMGQLISQIVEASAEFELVASLDSKGELSDMLGADIAVDVTLPAVSQGVVEYAVAHGMNVLVGTSGWTGERITELERRITGDLAVGVVIIPNFSVGSVLATSFAQMAARFYDSIEIVEAHGASKIDSPSGTAVRTAELMSQARGTRGPVQAPHTDQRARGQQVASIPVHSLRMQGVVAKQDVVFGGNGEVLTISHDTLAPSAYEAGILLALRAARTARGVVVGLDRLIDLDGSRERATQAAAAGAASGPVDDGGPSGQAATVTSA, from the coding sequence ATGACAACCACGGTCGCCGTCGTCGGCGCAACGGGACGCATGGGCCAGCTGATCTCGCAGATCGTCGAGGCGAGCGCCGAGTTCGAGCTCGTCGCGAGCCTCGACTCGAAGGGCGAGCTGTCGGACATGCTCGGCGCGGACATCGCGGTCGACGTGACGCTCCCGGCGGTCAGCCAGGGCGTCGTCGAGTACGCGGTCGCGCACGGCATGAACGTGCTCGTGGGCACGAGCGGCTGGACGGGCGAGCGCATCACCGAGCTCGAGCGCCGGATCACGGGCGACCTCGCCGTCGGCGTCGTCATCATCCCCAACTTCTCCGTCGGCAGCGTGCTCGCGACCTCGTTCGCGCAGATGGCGGCCCGGTTCTACGACTCCATCGAGATCGTGGAGGCGCACGGAGCGTCGAAGATCGACTCGCCCTCCGGCACGGCCGTCCGCACGGCGGAGCTCATGTCGCAGGCGCGCGGCACCCGCGGTCCGGTGCAGGCGCCGCACACGGACCAGCGGGCGCGCGGCCAGCAGGTCGCGAGCATCCCCGTGCACAGCCTGCGGATGCAGGGCGTCGTCGCGAAGCAGGACGTCGTGTTCGGCGGCAACGGCGAGGTGCTCACCATCAGCCACGACACGCTCGCGCCGAGCGCCTACGAGGCCGGGATCCTCCTCGCCCTCCGCGCCGCCCGCACCGCGCGCGGCGTGGTGGTCGGGCTCGACCGCCTCATCGACCTCGACGGCTCGCGCGAGCGCGCGACGCAGGCCGCCGCCGCCGGCGCGGCCTCCGGCCCGGTGGACGACGGCGGGCCGAGCGGCCAGGCCGCCACCGTCACGAGCGCCTGA
- a CDS encoding YbhB/YbcL family Raf kinase inhibitor-like protein, giving the protein MPNDPLHRLPDAAPFHLTSPDFADGAPLPQSARGAAQGGEDRSPALTWTGAPAATRSYVLTAYDPDAPTGSGFWHWAVRGIPASTTALPAGAGDPDAGLLPEGAVTLHNEARETRFAGATPPAGHGTHRYFFIVTALDVDSLDIPEGATPAILGFLMLPHVIGRAQLVGTAITVAD; this is encoded by the coding sequence GTGCCCAACGACCCGCTGCACCGCCTGCCGGATGCCGCCCCCTTCCACCTCACCAGCCCCGACTTCGCCGACGGGGCACCGCTGCCCCAGTCGGCGCGCGGTGCCGCGCAGGGTGGCGAGGACCGCTCCCCCGCCCTCACGTGGACGGGCGCGCCCGCCGCGACCCGCAGCTACGTGCTCACCGCGTACGACCCCGACGCCCCCACGGGCAGCGGCTTCTGGCACTGGGCGGTGCGCGGGATCCCCGCCTCCACCACGGCGCTCCCCGCCGGCGCGGGCGACCCGGATGCGGGCCTCCTTCCGGAGGGCGCCGTCACCCTCCACAACGAGGCGCGCGAGACGCGGTTCGCCGGGGCGACGCCGCCCGCGGGCCACGGCACGCACCGGTACTTCTTCATCGTCACCGCGCTCGACGTCGACTCGCTGGACATCCCGGAGGGCGCCACGCCGGCGATCCTCGGCTTCCTGATGCTCCCGCACGTGATCGGGCGCGCCCAGCTCGTGGGCACCGCGATCACCGTCGCGGACTGA
- the thyX gene encoding FAD-dependent thymidylate synthase, which produces MTVVPHDDIAFRSDMTVELVRSSAHDSDVIFAARVSTAGEKTLERALDEPDDQDRALEGDVDTEAEEKRVKRDRGLINYLMRDRHGSPFEHNSMTFYVQAPIFVFREFMRHRMASYNEESGRYKELDAVFYVPGPERNLVQVGKPGAYEFHAGSPEQTALVQEETRRTSAEAYASYQRMLEQGVAREVARIVLPLNIYSSMYVTLNARALMNFLSLRTKHEDSTFPSFPQREIEMCAEKMETEFERLMPLTHAAFQKNGRVAP; this is translated from the coding sequence GTGACGGTCGTGCCCCACGACGACATCGCCTTCCGCTCCGACATGACCGTGGAGCTCGTCCGCTCGAGCGCCCACGACTCCGACGTGATCTTCGCCGCCCGCGTCTCCACCGCCGGCGAGAAGACGCTCGAGCGCGCGCTCGACGAGCCCGACGACCAGGACCGCGCGCTCGAGGGCGACGTCGACACGGAGGCGGAGGAGAAGCGGGTCAAGCGCGACCGCGGCCTCATCAACTACCTCATGCGCGACCGCCACGGCTCGCCATTCGAGCACAACTCGATGACCTTCTACGTGCAGGCGCCGATCTTCGTGTTCCGCGAGTTCATGCGCCACCGCATGGCCTCCTACAACGAGGAGTCGGGCCGCTACAAGGAGCTCGACGCGGTGTTCTACGTCCCCGGCCCCGAGCGCAACCTCGTGCAGGTCGGCAAGCCCGGCGCCTACGAGTTCCACGCGGGCAGCCCTGAGCAGACCGCGCTCGTGCAGGAGGAGACCCGACGCACGTCCGCCGAGGCGTACGCGTCCTACCAGCGGATGCTCGAGCAGGGCGTGGCCCGCGAGGTCGCCCGCATCGTGCTCCCGCTCAACATCTACTCGTCCATGTACGTCACGCTCAACGCGCGTGCGCTCATGAACTTCCTGTCGCTGCGCACGAAGCACGAGGACTCGACGTTCCCGAGCTTCCCGCAGCGGGAGATCGAGATGTGCGCCGAGAAGATGGAGACCGAGTTCGAGCGGCTCATGCCCCTGACGCACGCGGCCTTCCAGAAGAACGGCCGCGTCGCCCCGTAG